From Pieris napi chromosome 24, ilPieNapi1.2, whole genome shotgun sequence:
ATCAATACTGCCTATTATCTACCGTTTACACAATACATAACCTCCAATTCTATTATTCGCCCTTCCATTGTTTGGCTAATCTCCAATGATTAACGGTTCCTTTGTTGTTACAGGCATCCCGCCGATGTAAACTCAAATCCGCAATGAGATGAGTATGCGCGTGTCGTGGGCAAGGTGGTGTTGGATAGTTATCTTCACCACGTGCACCGCGAGGACTGCCAGCGACTGGCTCGACTGCGCTCACATCGCCACGTGTCGGTGCAAGTGGTCCTCGGGCAAGAAAACCGCCACGTGCGCCTCTGGTGACCTACGCCGCCCGCCCACACTCTCCTCCGACATACAAGTGCTGGATCTCCACGACAACCCACTCAGAAATCTCCCCCAAGAAGTATTCTTCAATATCGGCCTACTCAACTTACAACGACTCAATTTACGCGCGACCAAACTTCGCTCCATACATGCAGACGCGTTTTTACAATTAAGAATTCTTATTGAGGTCGATCTGGCTGATAACGATCTGGCCATACTCCCCAGAGATATTTTTAGAGGTAACGAGAGATTGAGGTTGGTTGTTCTCAGTAATAATCCGTTAACGATATTACTTGCCGATCAATTCCCACCGTTGCCGCATCTACGCATGCTGTTGTTGGATGGATGCCGATTGAGAACGATACACACAAATGCGCTACGGAATTTGAAATCACTAGAAACTATAGATTTGAGAAGAAATCAACTGACCTACTTGAGATTGATAACCTTTTCATTACCAGCCCTGAAGACTATGTCTCTATCGGGAAATCCATGGAGGTGTGACTGTAGATTAAGAGAATTTAAAGATTGGTTTTTAGAAAGTAAATTAGGTACGGAAGAATTAGTTTGCGTGGAGCCGTCCACGCAGTCCGGGAACAAATGGCGTCATGTATCTAGCGAAGTAATGACGTGTCCGCCTGAAGTAAAATCAAGTACGTTAGTCATAAGGGCAGAAGTTGGCGTTGCGGCGACGTTTGGATGTTGGGTGCACGGTATACCGAAGCCAAAAGTAACGTGGTTGTTTGATGgtgtagatttaaataatagcaGTGTCGATTGCGACATGGAAGAAACTGATTCTATAATAGAAGACGACAATATAGAGGAAAGAGTGCCCGGTAGTGTTAGGTGGGTGAATATcactttatttaatgtaaccgCAAGTGCTGCTGGGGAGTGGACTTGTGTGGCCAAGAGCGTAGCAGGGGAATCCCGAGCCGTGATTAGTTTAGTGTTGCCAAGGTCACAAACTGCCACCGCTCGAACGGCACCAGGCATTCCTCAATTATTGGGCGTAGTCTTTGGTGCATTAGGCGCATTAGCAGCCCTGGGTTTTATCGCTGCAGTCGGATGCTGGCACTTGAGAAAAAGAAGTGTACCACCGAGTAGAAGTTTTATGGATCAAGAGAAACGGTTGATAGATGCGTCCGTGGTTGTCAGTTGTGACCGTTCCATCGCTGATATGGCATCTCCTTGTGACTTTGAGTTGACAGAACGGTCTTTATCCGTGGACGAACAGCCTAGAGGTTGCGTTTTTGATCCCGTTCATATAACTATAGAAGGTACTCCCGGTGCGTTTCCCCCTCCTCCAGCAGAGTTTGCAGTACCAGTACCGTAtgggaatatttttatatcagtGCAAGTCGCAGGAAGAGGAGAACCAGCAAAGTATCCAGACTTACTAAGCGGTGGTGCCACGTTGCCGAGACGAACTAGAACATGTTGTGGTGCTCCTTACGATAACATGGGTCCAAGAGTCACAGCGACCGGAAGTTCGACTTGGTCACTGCCCGGAGCGACCGCCGAAGAACCATCCGAGACCCCAGTGCTGACCCTCCCGCCTCCGCCGCCCGAGTTTGTCTCCCTTTAGCCTAGGCCCCTGGTACTGGACCCCTCGAATCTGAGGTGACCTGGTACCAATGATTTTACAAGTCAATTAGACTAATTCCCAATTTTATTGTATCGATAATTTTGAcggataatttaaattgtatatagtGTGTGCGCGATGTGAGACATCCTGTGAGATTACTATAAGATTGTTATCAATATTGTATGATATGAGTCTGTAAGCAAACTTGTTGTTCGTACGTTGGGATGTTGACTCGAAAGCATTTAGTCTCGATATTTGTTTACTAGATTTTCCTTTCTTCGCATTGTCTTCCcaacttttgtaaatattgtttattcgtattataaaattttcccAAATATAAGACTGACCCTTTGTCTTATTTTCATGTCTCTTTGTATAGTGTAGAGCTAATCACTTGAGCAGTTAGCTTTTCCTTTTAACTGGAAgcatataatgtaaaataaaccGATCACATGTAATATATTGAGTTGTTTGATTTATATCCCCGTTTCGCTTAATATGAATTGTCCTTAACGCGATTTCAAATTATAACAACAGCTGGTGCCAGCGACTACGTCTGCGCAGGACTAGTATTTCGAGTA
This genomic window contains:
- the LOC125061905 gene encoding leucine-rich repeat-containing protein 24-like, which encodes MSMRVSWARWCWIVIFTTCTARTASDWLDCAHIATCRCKWSSGKKTATCASGDLRRPPTLSSDIQVLDLHDNPLRNLPQEVFFNIGLLNLQRLNLRATKLRSIHADAFLQLRILIEVDLADNDLAILPRDIFRGNERLRLVVLSNNPLTILLADQFPPLPHLRMLLLDGCRLRTIHTNALRNLKSLETIDLRRNQLTYLRLITFSLPALKTMSLSGNPWRCDCRLREFKDWFLESKLGTEELVCVEPSTQSGNKWRHVSSEVMTCPPEVKSSTLVIRAEVGVAATFGCWVHGIPKPKVTWLFDGVDLNNSSVDCDMEETDSIIEDDNIEERVPGSVRWVNITLFNVTASAAGEWTCVAKSVAGESRAVISLVLPRSQTATARTAPGIPQLLGVVFGALGALAALGFIAAVGCWHLRKRSVPPSRSFMDQEKRLIDASVVVSCDRSIADMASPCDFELTERSLSVDEQPRGCVFDPVHITIEGTPGAFPPPPAEFAVPVPYGNIFISVQVAGRGEPAKYPDLLSGGATLPRRTRTCCGAPYDNMGPRVTATGSSTWSLPGATAEEPSETPVLTLPPPPPEFVSL